The Anderseniella sp. Alg231-50 genome segment TCGTAATAGCCCCTCCGAGGCACGAAGTGCCGAGGCAAGGCCGACTGGCCGCCGCACGGAGTGCGCCCCAGCGGAGCGCAGCCGGAGGCTGCTTGCGTGAGCGGAATGAAACAAAGCACGTTAGTGCTGAGGCAAGGCCGACTGGCCGCCGCATGAAGTGCGCCCCAGCGGAGCGCAGCCGAAGGCTGCTGGCGTGAGCGGGATGAAGCAATGCAGTTTGTTTCAAGCCGGTTTCAATCGTATCGCTTATGCCCACGATTCTTGCCGCTATTTGTGTAACCGCGTCAATGTCGGCCCGGGACAAGGAAACCGCTTTGTTGTTCAGGCTCGATGCAACCTGTTGTGCCGCCTTGTCTTTTCGGTTGTAGGCAGTCCGCCGGTTCCAGCCGAGTTTTTTGCAGGTCCTGGAAAACCGCCAGCCATGGGCCTTGTCACGGCAGTAGGTCATCAGCGCCTTACGGTGTTCAGGGTCACCGACATGCACCATCCAGTCCATGCATTGATACATGCGGTCTATCTCGCCCGGGCGCGGCGGCGACAGGCGCGGCCGGTCCCGGCCCCGGGTCTCTTCCGAGCCGACACGGGCCAGTTGATCGGCCCATTCATCACGCACTGCCGGCCAGGCAGATGTAAAGCCTGCCGGGCGAAGCCCGCCGCCGGGCAGACGCCTGGTGGTGTCGGCGGCGCGGATCAGTCGATAAATTACAATTTCGGGGGTCCAGGTCATATGTGGGGGGGTCCTTTCAGGCAGCAGGGTTAACCGCTGAATTTTACCCGCACCACGTTTGCGCCTCCAGAAGTGGTGGACGGCCACTGTCAGAGTGCGCAACCGGTCAGCTCGCTGTCAGCTCGGGATCATCGAGGTCAGTCTGAATCCATCTGTCACTGACATGAATGTCGGTGGTTTCAAGCAGTCCGGGGCCAAGATTTTCATATTTGTGAGGAATGTCAGCCGGACCCAGCAGTATCTCGCCTGCACTTGCCTCCAGCTTCGTATCGCCGATGGTAAACAGGGCCCTGCCGGTACGAACTATGAAAATCTCGTCATAAGGATGCACGTGCCACCTGGGGCCAACGCCTGTCTTCTCGGTTGCGTAGAAAATAACCGTCACGCCGGTGCCGATGTCCCTGCCCTGCAACACGCCTTTCCAGAGGCGGTCGTCCGATGCCCAGTCACTGCGCGTCAAATGTACGGGTTTCCGGCTCATGCAAATACTCCTTGGATTCGTCATGATGTGGGGAGCGCCAGACAGCGAAACAAGGGAAACCGGCTGCATTCAGTACGCCACCAGGCAGTGACACTTCCCAGCTTCCGGCTTTGTGGTGCAGGACATGCGGACGATTGCCAACAGTCCGCTCTTTGCAAAAATTTTTACTCTTTCCTGCCAGCGTATCGTCATTGGGTTGTTTCAATACGGTCGCAAGGAGAACGGGCATGATCAAATGGCCATGGGGCAAAAAATCCGGGCATGCGCCCACTCGCTCGGAAAAGAATGAACTGGTCAGGGTCCAGCTGCGCAAGCATGGCGACGACGGAAAAAAGGCCAGGCATGTCATTCATTTTGCCTATCCGGTCGAAGGATCAAATGCCCAACCCAAGGCAGACGTCAAGTTATCGCTAAGCGATCTCGATGTACGCTTCACCGAAACGGACGACAGCGACGGCATTGTATTCGAACACGAGCGTGAAGTTGCCTCTGCAGGTTTTGATGACCTTACAGCAGATCTGCTGGAACGCTTCTCCAAGGCGGGATGGCATTATGACGGCTGGGAGTGCGCTGTCGAAACCGGTGACTGAGCAAACCTGATGACGGTTGCCCAGCCATACTCCGGCACTTAATCCGCATCCTTCAATGTAATGTTGAATTGAGCATTGCCGCTCACGTGCAGAAACTGCTCCTGGTTGTTGTTGCGGTAGTTCACCCGCGAAGAAACGTTAAGTCTGGTCAGGCTGCAGGTATCGGCAATGGTGTCCAGCAGAACAGGGCATTCGGTTACCGCCTGCCTGTAGATCATTCTCCTGCCGCGGGTCTGGGCGTCGGACAGGGTTTTCACCTCATTACCTGCAAGTGGCATCTGCATATCGAAACTGACGTTGACATTGACGAATGCAGAAGCCGGTGCGGCAATGGATCTGGCTTCCCCTGGTGATGAGGTGGCGGCAAGGCCGCAGACAGCTATCACAGTCAGCAGGGTTTTCGGAGCGAATGCAGCTTTGATTTTACAGTACATTTTTTCAAGTTCCTTGATTGCAACTGGATTGACCGGTTTCAAAAATCGGCACATTTCCCTGGGGTTGAATTGGGGATCGGTTCCTGCCTTTTTCACGCAGGAACCGCCGCCGCATTATTGCTTGCCGGGCTCCAGCGCCGCAGCGGACCTGGCCAGCCGCACCAGGTTGATGAACTCCGCCCGGTAGCCGAAACGATCCTCACCCTTGGCTGACTGCGCCAGCGCAACCACGTCGTCATAGGAGAAGCTGCCGGTATACCGGCCGCCGCGCAGCACCTGGCCGAACGCTGCCACGGACGCGGCAAACCGGTCGTCAGGTGATGCCTGAGCCACCGACGCTGCTTGCGAGCCCTTCGTCACCGGGGCGGTGATCAGGGTGCTGGTGTCGCTGTCCGGCAACTTGTAACGAATTTTCATGAAGGCATATTCGTCAGCGCTGTCGGCCTCCGGTTTCGCAGACTCGGTCTGATAGCGCAGGTCATCAACCAACCGTCCTTCAGCACCGGCAGGTGTGATTTCATACAGTGCGGTCACGGAATGTCCGGCGCCGATGTCTCCGGCATCGACCTTGTCATTGTTGAAGTCCTCGCGGTTCAAGAGCCGGGTCTCATAGCCGATCAGGCGATACTCGCTGACAGTTGCGGGATTGAATTCCAGCTGCAG includes the following:
- a CDS encoding cupin domain-containing protein, coding for MSRKPVHLTRSDWASDDRLWKGVLQGRDIGTGVTVIFYATEKTGVGPRWHVHPYDEIFIVRTGRALFTIGDTKLEASAGEILLGPADIPHKYENLGPGLLETTDIHVSDRWIQTDLDDPELTAS
- a CDS encoding ribonuclease E inhibitor RraB is translated as MIKWPWGKKSGHAPTRSEKNELVRVQLRKHGDDGKKARHVIHFAYPVEGSNAQPKADVKLSLSDLDVRFTETDDSDGIVFEHEREVASAGFDDLTADLLERFSKAGWHYDGWECAVETGD